From Hymenobacter sedentarius, a single genomic window includes:
- a CDS encoding TonB-dependent receptor has protein sequence MSIRNFFTHLFLLVLLAWSQAVSAQVTTSALSGKAVSDKGEELIGVTVVATHQPTGTKRGTATEVDGGFNIPNLAPGGPYEVQVTYVGYKPQTIGGVFLTLGNTTRLNLVLAAEAQALAEVVVVGNTQATKTGAGTTVGREALQQLPTISRSIQDFTRLDPRNSNNSFAGSSFRYNNITLDGAVNNDAIGFSPSLGGQSGSSGLPGGSARANPISLDAIQEIQAQVAPYDVKLGNFTGGSINAVTRSGTNDFHGSVYGYGRNQNVTGRSIDGAESKIGTAYHDYQTGFRLGGPLVKNKLFFFTNAEIARRTEPQFYGVGQANAPITGELAQQIASKLQTSYNYNVGEYGAYNIHANSNKVFGRLDFNLNDKTSVALRHNFITSEATNLERSGSLFKFGTQDYTQHNIQNSTVLEVKSNFSSKLANNLIVGYTNIHDYRDLLGGQASLFPAVQINAVSTDPSKGFGGGSNQILLGSDREASIFNQRQKTMELTDNFTFYTGTHALTLGTHNEFYNIDYGFINSWNGRIEYNNVADFLADKPNRIRGTYNNGTRGDNSYAYNFNNPSAQFHINFYSAYLQDEWNVNDKLKITPGIRFDIASLPTKPALNSGLVNNPQNDANTLNQTYSHTAWKDLSNGYLGKVQVSPRLGFNYDVKGDQSVVVRGGSGVFTGRVPFAWFGYAYYNNGVNFNSVDVNNIRGTNGGAGTVYTLNQDPNKIYAQLPTAAYNPANLKAGTTEVNLIDNNFKMPQVWRSSLAVDFKLPTGTRLSVEGLYTKTLQDVKFENINLADNVTYLAGGPTQSPRYTAGTFGTKVNPNFSNAFFLTNTQKGYRYQLTGSVGQTVSNILDASVAYTYGQSKDISNGIRNSPQSNWELNPALNVNDPALAYSNFDLRHRVVASLNLHKALTPRVTGFLTSVLTYASGSPYTWVYNNNFLGNGQQNVELAYIPGSSTDIVLVNRGATPATTANPNGYALDASGAQYASLNSFINNDAYLKTRRGQYAERNAGRTPWNNQADVRLMMEAKLGKLVANEAGVVPSGHTLQISLDIINFGNFLNKDWGRQYFVPNTFNSTLGTGLTQVAFADAAGNISANYNTATFNRPAFTYGTPATYSIDQLASRWQGQLGLRYSF, from the coding sequence ATGTCAATTCGCAATTTTTTTACCCATCTGTTTCTGCTGGTACTTCTGGCCTGGTCGCAGGCGGTTTCTGCCCAGGTCACCACCTCTGCCCTCAGCGGCAAGGCGGTTTCTGATAAAGGCGAAGAGCTGATAGGCGTGACGGTGGTGGCCACGCACCAGCCCACCGGCACCAAGCGCGGCACGGCCACCGAAGTAGACGGCGGCTTCAACATCCCGAACCTGGCCCCCGGCGGGCCCTACGAAGTGCAGGTGACCTACGTGGGCTACAAGCCCCAGACCATCGGCGGCGTGTTCCTGACCCTGGGCAACACCACCCGGCTCAACCTGGTGCTGGCCGCCGAGGCCCAGGCCCTGGCCGAAGTAGTGGTGGTGGGCAACACCCAGGCCACCAAAACCGGCGCGGGTACCACCGTGGGCCGTGAGGCGCTGCAGCAACTGCCCACCATCTCGCGCAGCATCCAGGACTTTACGCGCCTCGACCCGCGCAACTCGAACAACTCCTTCGCGGGCAGCTCGTTTCGCTACAACAACATCACCCTGGACGGCGCCGTGAACAACGACGCCATCGGCTTCTCGCCCTCGCTGGGTGGGCAGAGCGGCAGCAGCGGCCTGCCCGGCGGCTCGGCCCGCGCCAACCCCATTTCGCTCGATGCCATTCAGGAGATTCAGGCCCAGGTAGCGCCCTACGACGTGAAACTGGGCAACTTCACCGGCGGCTCCATCAACGCCGTGACGCGCTCCGGCACCAACGACTTCCACGGCTCGGTGTACGGCTACGGCCGCAACCAGAATGTGACGGGCCGCAGCATCGACGGGGCCGAATCGAAAATCGGCACCGCCTACCACGACTACCAGACCGGCTTCCGCCTGGGCGGCCCGCTGGTGAAAAACAAGCTGTTCTTCTTCACCAACGCCGAAATCGCGCGCCGCACCGAGCCGCAGTTCTACGGCGTGGGCCAGGCCAACGCGCCCATCACGGGTGAGCTGGCCCAGCAAATTGCCAGCAAGCTGCAAACCAGCTACAACTACAACGTGGGCGAGTATGGGGCCTACAACATCCACGCAAACAGCAACAAGGTGTTTGGGCGCCTCGACTTCAACCTGAACGATAAAACCAGCGTGGCCCTGCGCCACAACTTCATCACGTCCGAAGCCACTAACCTGGAGCGTTCGGGCAGCTTGTTCAAGTTTGGCACCCAGGACTATACCCAGCACAACATCCAGAATTCGACGGTGCTGGAGGTGAAAAGCAACTTCAGCAGCAAGCTGGCCAACAACCTAATTGTGGGCTACACCAACATCCACGACTACCGCGACCTGCTCGGCGGCCAGGCCTCGCTCTTCCCGGCCGTGCAGATTAACGCCGTGAGCACCGACCCCAGCAAAGGCTTCGGCGGCGGCTCCAACCAGATTCTGCTCGGCTCGGACCGCGAAGCCAGCATCTTCAACCAGCGCCAGAAGACAATGGAGCTCACGGATAACTTCACCTTCTACACCGGCACCCACGCCCTCACGCTGGGCACGCACAACGAGTTTTACAACATCGACTACGGCTTCATCAACTCCTGGAACGGCCGCATTGAGTACAACAACGTGGCCGATTTCCTGGCCGACAAGCCCAACCGCATCCGCGGTACCTACAACAACGGCACACGTGGCGACAACTCCTACGCTTACAACTTCAACAACCCCTCGGCTCAATTTCACATCAACTTCTACAGCGCCTACCTGCAGGACGAGTGGAACGTGAACGACAAGCTGAAAATCACCCCCGGCATCCGCTTCGACATTGCCTCGCTGCCCACCAAGCCGGCCCTGAACTCTGGCCTGGTGAACAACCCTCAGAACGACGCCAACACCCTGAACCAGACGTACTCGCACACGGCCTGGAAAGACCTGAGCAACGGCTACCTCGGGAAGGTGCAGGTGTCGCCCCGCCTGGGCTTCAACTACGACGTGAAGGGCGACCAGTCGGTGGTGGTACGCGGCGGCTCGGGTGTCTTCACCGGCCGGGTGCCGTTTGCCTGGTTCGGCTATGCCTACTACAACAACGGCGTGAACTTCAACTCGGTCGACGTGAACAACATCCGCGGCACCAACGGCGGCGCGGGCACCGTGTACACCCTCAACCAGGACCCGAACAAGATTTACGCCCAGCTGCCCACCGCGGCCTACAACCCTGCCAACCTGAAGGCCGGCACCACCGAGGTAAACCTGATTGACAACAACTTCAAGATGCCGCAGGTGTGGCGCTCGTCGCTGGCCGTCGATTTCAAGCTGCCTACCGGCACGCGCCTCTCGGTAGAAGGCCTGTACACGAAGACCTTGCAGGACGTGAAGTTTGAAAACATCAACCTGGCCGACAACGTGACTTACCTGGCCGGCGGCCCCACCCAGAGCCCGCGCTACACGGCCGGCACCTTCGGCACCAAGGTCAACCCGAACTTCTCCAACGCTTTCTTCCTGACTAACACGCAGAAAGGCTACCGCTACCAGCTCACCGGCTCGGTGGGCCAAACGGTGAGCAACATCCTCGACGCCTCGGTGGCCTACACCTACGGCCAGAGCAAAGACATCAGCAACGGCATCCGCAACTCGCCGCAGAGCAACTGGGAGCTGAATCCCGCCCTGAACGTGAACGACCCGGCCTTGGCTTATTCCAACTTCGACCTGCGTCACCGCGTGGTGGCCTCGCTCAACCTGCACAAGGCCCTGACGCCGCGCGTCACCGGCTTCCTCACCTCGGTGCTCACGTACGCCAGCGGCTCGCCCTATACCTGGGTGTATAACAACAACTTCCTGGGCAACGGCCAGCAAAACGTGGAGCTGGCCTACATCCCCGGCAGCAGCACGGACATTGTGTTGGTGAACCGCGGCGCCACGCCCGCCACCACCGCCAACCCCAACGGCTACGCCCTGGACGCGTCGGGTGCCCAGTACGCCTCGCTCAACAGCTTCATCAACAACGATGCGTACCTGAAAACCCGCCGCGGCCAGTACGCCGAGCGCAACGCCGGCCGCACGCCCTGGAACAACCAGGCCGACGTGCGCCTGATGATGGAAGCCAAGCTCGGCAAGCTCGTAGCCAACGAAGCCGGCGTCGTGCCCAGCGGCCACACCCTGCAGATTTCGCTGGACATCATCAACTTCGGCAATTTCCTGAACAAGGATTGGGGCCGCCAGTACTTCGTGCCCAACACCTTCAACTCGACTCTGGGCACCGGCCTTACGCAAGTGGCCTTCGCCGATGCCGCCGGCAACATCTCGGCCAACTACAACACGGCCACCTTCAACCGCCCAGCCTTCACCTACGGCACGCCGGCCACCTACTCCATCGACCAGCTGGCTTCGCGCTGGCAGGGGCAGCTGGGCCTACGCTACTCTTTCTAG
- a CDS encoding glycosyltransferase: protein MKKRVLHLPKWYPHRYDDQDGDFVGRHVAAIAAFGGVEGAVLFAAVARGPLPGLIDAEEDFSGPWPTLRYYYRAAPTGLAALDKPLKLLLYYWCLLRGYRRLRHHWGQRPDVVHVHVLLRTGLFAWALKAARNIPFVITEHWTLYLPQRAGGISWLRRVLTRAVVRRAAALHTVSGGLRDAMAALGFINARSVVIANVVDTALFRPRQMATAGAPVTLAQEASSAQAVESPTLLHVSAFHDQVKNLSGVLRVVARLRAAWPGLRLRIAGYGPDEAYLHEYATTLGLVADGTVQFLGKLPHEAVAAEMARATALVSFSRAETFGCVLLEARACGCPVVATRTGGVPELFQPNNAFGLLVETDDEVGLEKALTAVLAGTARFDAAQLHADAAARCASAAVGQQFGELYQKVLNE from the coding sequence TTGAAGAAGCGCGTTTTGCACCTGCCCAAGTGGTACCCGCACCGCTACGACGACCAAGACGGCGACTTTGTGGGGCGGCACGTGGCGGCCATTGCCGCGTTTGGCGGTGTGGAAGGAGCCGTGCTCTTTGCGGCAGTAGCCCGTGGCCCGCTGCCGGGGCTCATTGACGCTGAGGAAGATTTCAGCGGCCCGTGGCCCACGCTGCGCTACTACTACCGTGCCGCTCCCACCGGCCTGGCCGCGCTGGACAAGCCGCTGAAGCTGCTGCTCTATTATTGGTGCTTGCTGCGTGGCTACCGCCGCCTGCGCCACCACTGGGGCCAGCGCCCCGACGTGGTGCATGTGCACGTGCTGCTGCGCACGGGTCTGTTTGCCTGGGCCCTGAAAGCGGCGCGCAACATCCCCTTCGTTATCACCGAGCACTGGACCCTATACCTGCCGCAGCGGGCCGGCGGCATCTCCTGGCTGCGCCGGGTGCTTACGCGCGCCGTAGTGCGCCGGGCAGCTGCGCTGCACACCGTGTCGGGTGGGCTGCGCGATGCCATGGCGGCACTCGGGTTTATAAATGCCCGCTCTGTGGTCATCGCCAACGTGGTGGATACGGCCTTGTTCCGGCCCCGGCAAATGGCCACGGCCGGCGCTCCAGTCACTTTAGCTCAAGAAGCTTCTTCAGCTCAGGCTGTGGAGTCTCCCACGCTGCTGCACGTTTCGGCCTTTCACGACCAAGTGAAGAACCTATCGGGAGTACTTCGCGTGGTAGCGCGCCTGCGGGCTGCCTGGCCTGGGCTGCGCTTGCGCATAGCCGGCTACGGCCCCGATGAAGCGTATTTGCACGAATACGCCACCACCCTGGGCTTGGTGGCCGATGGCACCGTGCAGTTCCTCGGCAAGCTGCCGCACGAAGCCGTGGCTGCGGAAATGGCCCGCGCCACGGCCTTGGTGTCGTTTAGCCGGGCCGAAACCTTTGGGTGCGTGCTGCTGGAAGCCCGGGCCTGCGGCTGCCCGGTGGTGGCCACGCGCACCGGCGGCGTGCCCGAGCTATTCCAGCCCAATAATGCCTTCGGCCTGCTGGTAGAAACCGATGACGAGGTTGGGCTGGAAAAAGCCCTGACGGCCGTGCTCGCCGGCACCGCGCGCTTCGATGCAGCTCAACTACATGCCGATGCCGCAGCCCGGTGCGCGTCGGCCGCGGTGGGCCAGCAATTCGGTGAATTATATCAAAAAGTATTAAACGAGTAA
- a CDS encoding lipopolysaccharide biosynthesis protein translates to MIKRILQHFAARVLTAGLSFAVVWLTARYLGAAGRGQVSLFFTDMSGLVLLAGLVGGSSLIYLVPRRNVWNLLLPAYGWALVVSVAGAAAVYLLRPVGPEYALHLGAVTLVQVLLSVNVFLLLGRQRERAYNVLTTAQAALLAGALVLAFGPWHWLTVDAYYYANYVAYGLPWLISIVLLLRLPDAWGSRWVRRHASARELARHSRGAHFSNLLSFANYRFGYYAVAYLADARALGVLSVGVALAEAIWLIPRSTALIQYVALVNAADKRGQTYVALRGSRLTLLATAGAVLVLAAVPAAWLAAVFGPEFGAARRVILALAPGIFINGAGMQASTYFSGTARYGINNRAALLGLAVTVPMCLLLVPRLGMVGAALGMSASYMASVAYLFWHYRQAMNAEWRDLLPGWDDVQWVTRRFLKNEE, encoded by the coding sequence ATGATAAAACGCATCCTCCAGCACTTCGCGGCGCGGGTCCTCACGGCGGGGCTCAGCTTTGCGGTGGTGTGGCTCACGGCGCGGTACCTGGGGGCAGCGGGGCGCGGGCAGGTCAGTTTGTTCTTCACCGATATGTCGGGGCTGGTGCTGCTGGCTGGGCTGGTGGGCGGCTCGTCGCTGATATACCTGGTGCCGCGGCGCAACGTGTGGAACCTGCTGCTGCCCGCTTATGGCTGGGCGCTGGTGGTAAGCGTGGCAGGAGCCGCCGCCGTGTACCTGCTGCGGCCTGTTGGCCCGGAGTATGCGCTGCATCTGGGAGCCGTGACGCTGGTGCAGGTGCTGCTTTCCGTCAACGTATTTCTGCTGCTGGGCCGGCAGCGCGAGCGTGCCTACAACGTGTTGACCACCGCCCAGGCGGCACTGCTGGCCGGGGCGCTGGTGCTGGCTTTCGGGCCCTGGCACTGGCTCACGGTAGATGCGTACTATTATGCCAACTACGTGGCCTACGGTTTGCCGTGGCTTATCAGCATCGTTTTGCTGCTGCGCCTACCCGATGCCTGGGGGAGCCGCTGGGTGCGCCGCCACGCCTCGGCGCGCGAGCTGGCCCGCCACAGCCGGGGCGCGCACTTTTCCAACTTGCTGTCCTTTGCCAACTACCGATTCGGTTACTACGCAGTGGCTTATCTGGCCGATGCCCGGGCCTTGGGCGTCCTTTCGGTAGGTGTGGCCCTGGCCGAAGCCATTTGGCTGATTCCGCGCAGCACGGCTCTCATTCAGTACGTGGCCCTGGTAAACGCTGCTGACAAGCGCGGCCAAACCTACGTGGCCCTGCGCGGCAGCCGGCTCACGCTCCTGGCCACGGCGGGGGCGGTGTTGGTGCTGGCGGCGGTGCCGGCGGCGTGGCTGGCGGCAGTATTCGGCCCCGAGTTCGGTGCGGCGCGCCGCGTCATTCTCGCCCTGGCGCCGGGCATTTTCATCAATGGCGCCGGCATGCAGGCCAGCACCTATTTCAGTGGTACCGCCCGCTACGGCATAAACAACCGCGCCGCGCTGCTGGGCCTGGCCGTAACGGTACCCATGTGCCTCCTGTTGGTGCCCCGGCTGGGCATGGTAGGCGCGGCGCTGGGCATGTCGGCTTCCTACATGGCCAGCGTAGCCTATCTGTTCTGGCACTACCGCCAAGCCATGAACGCCGAATGGCGCGACCTGCTCCCCGGCTGGGATGACGTGCAATGGGTGACGCGGCGCTTTCTTAAGAATGAGGAATGA
- a CDS encoding gliding motility-associated C-terminal domain-containing protein, producing the protein MKLPLLFKAASLLPFLAIASLAQASEHPRPAESSLEFIENKGQWDAHVRYAAPLPGGRLFAEADGLTFSLLANGGPAQLRHDGPSTAAEGPVRGHALTLHFEGAAPATLTAATPTAEHRNYLLGNDARRWVRDVRGFRELHYAGLWPGVSARVYESADQHLEYDFELAPRANPAAIALRHDGADGLALDPAGNLLVRTSVGTMTERAPQAWQTDAAGRRKSVACRYVLAGKLVRFALGTYDPSRPLTIDPVVVFASYTGSTANNWGFTATYDDDGNMYSGGIAFSEGYPTSPGAFQTTFAALIDIAIIKYNTSATGPAARVWATYLGGNGTDFPHSLVVNHQGELLVLGSSGSSDYPTSAAALQQRFAGGTPSSPFGSGPPFNSPTGSDLVITRLNANGSGLVASTYLGGSKNDGLLPLDIFLSPSGSTLQLAHNYGDAFRGDIQVDAADNVYIASHTMSDDFPLGTGFGRTYRGGSSDGVACKLTPTLSSLTWGGFLGGSGADAAYSIQIEPTSGDVYVAGGTISPDFPVTSGAYRTTRPGNVDGFAARIAANGASVLRATYVGTNAYDQAYFLQLGTDGGVYLLGQTLGAFTLTPGLFSTTNGTLFIQKLDASLGQSLLSTAFGSTDPANAGKVSVDPTAFLVDRCDRVYVCGWGGSSNRSGPDTYLANNGSTTRLPTTADAAQLTTDGSDFYLAQFAAGLTGMTYGTYYGSSSGAGEHVDGGTSRFDPRGIVYQAVCSCFARTGFPIPAGAHTYSTTNNSGTGQSSLCNNASFVFNFQPGTANAGADQEVCATAGPQPLVGTPAGGIWAGPGVSGSLATGFVFTPSVALVGLQTLTYTYISTGLCTTTDARRVAVGQPPAAVVISPLLQAAYCRPGPGLPPLPLVPLSATPAGGTFSGPGVSGSVATGFVFTPNQSTGTVQIVYTLNADGCVVQGTRDVTIGNGVSAGADQTLCAEAGAQALVGSPAGGTWSGPGVSGSVAAGFVFTPSAALVGPQTLTYTATSTGTCSNTATRLVTVTALPVLNFAPLPQPAYCLPVAGAPALPAVPLVATPAGGTFSGPGVSGSSATGYFFSPTLSAGTYQLVYTLSSNGCVLQASQPVTLTSPFTATVAADTVLCPGSTRPFALRGSPAGGTFTGPSVSGSAATGFVFTPSANLSGSVSLTYAVTRGGCTATATRRISVAVPPVLLASWQPVACPETRLAPLTLRFAVASSSGSTAPSVVWDFGDGSKSSEVSPTHTYATPGLYQPRVLVRYNQDRCDITATAPPVEVKARNIPNIITPNGDSQNQTFKIGPDCVPRLQVFSRWGQSVFESATYHDEWDAQGQPAGVYYYLLTYPDGHRLKGWVEVVR; encoded by the coding sequence ATGAAACTACCGCTACTTTTTAAGGCTGCTTCCCTTCTACCCTTCCTGGCCATTGCCAGCTTAGCGCAAGCCAGCGAGCACCCCCGCCCGGCCGAGAGCAGCCTGGAATTTATCGAAAACAAAGGCCAGTGGGACGCGCACGTGCGGTACGCCGCGCCCCTGCCCGGCGGCCGGCTCTTTGCCGAAGCCGATGGGCTGACATTTTCCTTGCTTGCCAACGGTGGCCCGGCTCAACTAAGGCACGACGGCCCCAGCACCGCGGCCGAGGGCCCGGTGCGCGGCCACGCCCTGACCCTGCATTTTGAAGGCGCCGCCCCGGCCACCCTCACCGCCGCAACGCCCACGGCCGAACACCGCAATTACCTGCTCGGCAACGACGCCCGACGCTGGGTCCGCGACGTGCGCGGCTTTCGGGAGCTGCACTACGCCGGCCTGTGGCCCGGCGTGAGCGCCCGCGTGTACGAAAGCGCCGACCAGCACCTGGAATACGATTTTGAGCTGGCGCCCCGGGCCAACCCCGCGGCCATTGCCCTGCGGCACGACGGCGCCGACGGGCTGGCGCTGGACCCCGCCGGCAACCTGCTGGTGCGCACCAGCGTGGGCACCATGACCGAGCGGGCCCCGCAGGCCTGGCAAACCGACGCCGCTGGCCGCCGCAAGTCGGTGGCCTGCCGCTACGTGCTGGCAGGCAAGCTGGTGCGCTTCGCCCTGGGCACCTACGACCCCTCCCGCCCGCTGACCATCGACCCGGTAGTGGTGTTTGCATCCTACACCGGCTCCACGGCCAACAACTGGGGCTTCACGGCCACTTACGACGACGATGGCAACATGTACTCGGGCGGCATTGCCTTCAGCGAGGGCTATCCCACCAGCCCCGGGGCCTTCCAGACCACGTTTGCGGCCCTGATTGACATTGCCATCATCAAGTACAACACCAGCGCGACGGGCCCGGCGGCGCGGGTGTGGGCCACCTACCTGGGCGGCAACGGCACCGACTTTCCGCACAGCCTCGTGGTGAACCACCAGGGTGAGCTGCTGGTACTGGGCTCGTCGGGTTCCAGTGATTATCCGACTTCGGCTGCCGCCCTGCAGCAGCGCTTTGCCGGGGGCACGCCTTCGTCGCCCTTCGGCTCGGGCCCGCCTTTTAATTCGCCCACTGGTTCCGACCTGGTGATTACGCGCCTGAACGCCAACGGCTCCGGGCTGGTGGCTTCCACCTACCTGGGCGGCAGTAAGAACGACGGCCTGTTGCCGCTGGACATTTTCCTGTCGCCTTCCGGAAGCACGCTGCAGCTGGCCCACAACTACGGCGACGCGTTTCGGGGCGACATCCAGGTCGATGCGGCCGACAACGTGTATATCGCCTCGCACACCATGTCAGATGACTTCCCGCTGGGCACGGGCTTCGGCCGCACCTACCGCGGTGGCTCTTCTGATGGGGTGGCGTGCAAGCTCACGCCCACGCTTTCTAGCCTGACCTGGGGCGGGTTCCTGGGCGGCTCCGGCGCCGACGCGGCGTATTCCATTCAAATTGAGCCAACCAGCGGCGACGTGTACGTGGCCGGCGGCACCATCAGCCCTGACTTTCCGGTGACGAGCGGGGCCTACCGCACCACCCGGCCCGGCAACGTGGACGGCTTCGCGGCCCGCATTGCGGCCAATGGCGCCAGCGTGCTGCGCGCTACCTATGTGGGCACCAACGCCTACGACCAGGCCTACTTCCTACAGTTGGGCACCGACGGCGGGGTGTACCTACTGGGCCAGACGCTGGGGGCATTTACCCTCACGCCCGGCCTGTTCAGCACCACCAACGGCACGCTCTTTATTCAAAAGCTCGACGCCAGCCTGGGCCAAAGCCTGCTGTCCACGGCCTTCGGCAGCACCGACCCCGCCAACGCGGGCAAGGTGAGCGTTGACCCCACAGCGTTTCTGGTGGACCGCTGCGACCGGGTGTACGTGTGCGGTTGGGGCGGCTCGTCTAACCGCAGCGGCCCGGACACCTACCTGGCCAACAATGGCAGCACCACGCGCCTGCCCACCACGGCCGACGCCGCCCAGCTCACCACCGACGGCTCGGACTTTTACCTGGCTCAATTTGCGGCCGGCCTCACGGGGATGACCTACGGCACGTACTACGGCAGCAGCTCCGGTGCCGGCGAGCACGTGGACGGCGGCACGTCGCGCTTCGACCCACGCGGCATTGTGTACCAGGCCGTTTGCTCCTGCTTTGCGCGCACGGGATTCCCCATTCCGGCGGGGGCCCACACCTACTCTACCACCAACAACAGCGGCACCGGCCAGAGCTCGCTCTGCAACAACGCCTCCTTTGTGTTCAACTTCCAGCCCGGCACGGCCAACGCCGGCGCGGACCAGGAAGTATGCGCCACGGCGGGGCCACAACCGCTGGTGGGCACGCCGGCCGGCGGCATCTGGGCCGGCCCGGGCGTAAGCGGCAGCCTGGCTACGGGCTTTGTGTTTACGCCTTCGGTGGCCCTCGTCGGGCTGCAAACCCTGACGTATACCTACATCAGCACCGGCCTCTGCACTACTACCGATGCGCGGCGCGTGGCGGTGGGGCAGCCGCCAGCGGCTGTGGTTATCTCGCCGCTGCTGCAGGCCGCCTATTGCCGGCCAGGGCCCGGCTTGCCCCCGTTACCGCTGGTGCCGTTGTCGGCCACCCCGGCGGGCGGCACGTTTAGTGGGCCCGGCGTGAGCGGCAGCGTGGCTACGGGCTTTGTATTTACGCCCAACCAGAGCACCGGCACCGTGCAAATCGTGTACACGCTGAACGCCGATGGCTGCGTGGTGCAAGGCACCCGGGATGTCACCATCGGGAACGGCGTGAGCGCCGGCGCCGACCAGACGCTGTGCGCCGAGGCAGGCGCGCAGGCGCTGGTGGGCAGCCCCGCCGGCGGTACCTGGTCGGGCCCGGGCGTGAGCGGCAGCGTGGCCGCGGGCTTTGTGTTCACGCCTTCGGCGGCGCTGGTGGGCCCGCAAACCCTCACCTACACTGCCACCAGCACCGGTACTTGCAGCAATACCGCCACCCGCCTCGTGACGGTTACGGCGCTTCCAGTGCTCAATTTTGCGCCCTTGCCCCAGCCGGCTTACTGCTTGCCCGTGGCCGGCGCCCCGGCCCTGCCCGCGGTGCCCTTGGTAGCTACGCCGGCGGGTGGCACCTTCAGCGGCCCCGGCGTGAGCGGAAGCTCTGCCACGGGTTACTTTTTCTCGCCTACTCTCAGCGCCGGCACTTATCAGCTGGTGTACACGCTGAGTTCCAACGGCTGCGTGCTGCAGGCCAGCCAGCCCGTGACCCTAACCAGCCCGTTTACTGCCACCGTGGCCGCCGACACGGTGCTGTGCCCGGGCAGCACCCGGCCCTTTGCGCTGCGCGGCAGCCCCGCGGGCGGCACCTTCACCGGGCCGAGCGTGAGTGGTAGCGCGGCCACGGGGTTTGTATTTACGCCTTCAGCCAACCTTTCGGGCTCGGTGAGTTTGACCTATGCCGTAACTCGTGGGGGCTGCACGGCTACGGCCACACGGCGCATATCGGTGGCCGTACCGCCGGTGCTGCTGGCCTCCTGGCAGCCCGTGGCTTGCCCCGAAACCCGGCTAGCGCCACTCACGCTGCGCTTCGCGGTGGCCAGTTCCAGCGGCTCGACGGCCCCGTCGGTGGTGTGGGATTTTGGCGATGGCAGCAAGTCCAGCGAAGTTAGCCCAACGCATACGTACGCCACCCCCGGCCTGTATCAGCCGCGCGTGTTGGTGCGCTACAACCAAGACCGCTGCGACATCACAGCCACGGCCCCACCGGTGGAGGTGAAGGCGCGCAACATCCCCAACATCATCACGCCCAATGGCGACAGCCAGAACCAAACCTTCAAAATTGGGCCCGACTGCGTGCCGCGCCTACAGGTGTTTTCGCGCTGGGGCCAAAGCGTGTTTGAATCCGCGACTTACCACGACGAATGGGACGCCCAGGGCCAGCCCGCCGGCGTGTACTACTACCTGCTAACGTATCCCGACGGCCACCGCCTGAAAGGCTGGGTCGAAGTAGTGCGCTAA